A stretch of the Streptomyces sp. NBC_01428 genome encodes the following:
- a CDS encoding lactate 2-monooxygenase has product MAKHWADFQYEIYLNGMTGAVPRLPTDLTRLEELTEQRLGPGPVGYVAGSAGNGSTARANREALDRRRIVPRMLRDVHERDLSVEVLGRALPAPMALAPVGVLSIMHPDAETAAARAAAAQGVPYILSSASSTPMEQVAEAMGDAERWFQLYWAKDREVTRSFLERAKAAGFTALFVTLDTPLLAWRPRDLDQAYLPFLHGVGTANYFSDPAFQAGLAKPVHEDPNAAVMHFVSMFADPGKTWPDLAFLRENWDGPIVLKGILHPNDARRAAEAGMDGVVVSNHGGRQVAGSVAAADALPRVVDAVGKRMTVLFDSGIRTGDDIFKALALGARAVLVGRPYAYGLGLDGQAGVEHVVRCLLAEFDLTLALSGHARPDTLGPDDLIEETA; this is encoded by the coding sequence ATGGCGAAGCACTGGGCCGATTTCCAGTACGAGATCTATCTGAACGGGATGACGGGAGCCGTACCGCGGCTGCCGACCGATCTGACGCGGCTGGAGGAGCTCACCGAGCAGCGGCTCGGACCTGGCCCGGTCGGCTATGTGGCGGGCAGCGCCGGCAACGGCAGCACGGCGCGGGCCAACCGGGAGGCGCTCGACCGGCGCCGGATCGTGCCGCGCATGCTGCGTGACGTCCACGAACGCGACCTGTCCGTCGAGGTGTTGGGGCGTGCGCTGCCGGCGCCGATGGCGCTCGCGCCGGTCGGCGTGCTGTCGATCATGCACCCGGACGCGGAGACCGCCGCGGCTCGTGCGGCGGCCGCGCAGGGCGTGCCCTACATCCTGTCCTCCGCGTCCAGCACCCCCATGGAGCAGGTCGCCGAGGCGATGGGGGACGCCGAGCGCTGGTTCCAGCTGTACTGGGCGAAGGACCGCGAGGTCACCCGGAGTTTCCTGGAGCGGGCGAAGGCGGCCGGGTTCACCGCCCTGTTCGTCACGCTCGACACCCCGCTGCTGGCATGGCGGCCACGCGATCTGGACCAGGCGTACCTGCCGTTCCTGCACGGCGTGGGTACCGCCAACTACTTCTCGGACCCCGCGTTCCAGGCCGGTCTGGCCAAGCCGGTGCACGAGGACCCGAACGCGGCCGTGATGCACTTCGTGAGCATGTTCGCGGACCCCGGGAAGACCTGGCCCGACCTCGCGTTCCTCCGGGAGAACTGGGACGGGCCGATCGTCCTCAAGGGCATCCTGCACCCGAACGACGCCCGGCGGGCCGCCGAGGCCGGGATGGACGGCGTGGTGGTCTCCAACCACGGCGGCCGGCAGGTGGCCGGGTCGGTGGCGGCCGCCGACGCCCTGCCCCGCGTGGTGGACGCGGTGGGCAAGCGGATGACCGTCCTCTTCGACAGCGGGATCCGCACGGGCGACGACATCTTCAAGGCGCTGGCGCTCGGCGCCCGGGCGGTGCTCGTCGGACGGCCGTACGCGTACGGGCTGGGCCTCGACGGACAGGCCGGCGTCGAGCACGTGGTCCGCTGTCTGCTCGCCGAGTTCGACCTCACCCTCGCCCTGTCCGGGCACGCCCGCCCCGACACCCTCGGCCCCGACGACCTGATCGAGGAAACCGCATGA
- a CDS encoding 2-hydroxyacid dehydrogenase, translating to MTVTKNVLAVVSPHVGGRTAGAALATLFPGEVRVTVVESTDEDPAALRAAHVIITGLGPVTAEHIAAAPDLELVQCASHGFDYVDLDAARGRGVPVCNIGSSGAEKQNVAEQTFALMLALAKQLVPAHTALTEADWALPRLQQSITELSGKTLGIIGLGHIGEEVARRAVAFDMSVVYAGPKPVPAETEARLGARHVGLDELLRTADYVSLHAPLTDATRHLLNAERLALLKPTAFVVNTARGALIDQDALADALHAGALAGAGLDVFDPEPPTPALRLLKAPNVVLSPHVAGVTRETLVRIALAAVQNAADFVAGKTPRDVVS from the coding sequence ATGACCGTCACGAAGAACGTCCTGGCCGTCGTCTCCCCGCACGTCGGAGGCCGTACGGCGGGGGCCGCGCTCGCCACCCTCTTCCCCGGCGAGGTGCGTGTCACCGTCGTGGAGTCGACGGACGAGGACCCGGCGGCGCTGCGCGCGGCACACGTCATCATCACGGGTCTGGGTCCGGTGACCGCCGAGCACATCGCCGCCGCACCGGACCTGGAACTGGTGCAGTGCGCGAGTCACGGCTTCGACTACGTCGACCTGGACGCCGCGCGCGGACGGGGCGTGCCGGTGTGCAACATCGGCTCCAGCGGGGCCGAGAAGCAGAACGTGGCCGAGCAGACCTTCGCCCTCATGCTCGCTCTCGCCAAGCAACTGGTGCCCGCCCACACGGCGTTGACCGAGGCGGACTGGGCGCTGCCGCGGCTCCAGCAGTCGATCACCGAACTGTCCGGCAAGACGCTCGGCATCATCGGACTCGGCCACATCGGCGAGGAGGTCGCCCGGCGGGCCGTCGCCTTCGACATGAGCGTGGTCTACGCCGGTCCGAAGCCGGTCCCCGCCGAGACGGAGGCCCGGCTCGGCGCCCGCCACGTCGGACTCGACGAACTGCTGCGCACGGCGGACTACGTGAGCCTGCACGCGCCGCTCACCGACGCGACCCGGCATCTGCTGAACGCGGAGCGGCTCGCGCTCCTCAAGCCGACCGCGTTCGTCGTCAACACCGCGCGGGGCGCCCTGATCGACCAGGACGCCCTCGCGGACGCGCTGCACGCGGGCGCCCTGGCCGGTGCCGGACTCGACGTCTTCGACCCCGAACCGCCCACTCCCGCCCTGCGGTTGCTCAAGGCGCCGAACGTGGTGCTCTCGCCGCACGTCGCCGGTGTCACCCGGGAGACGCTCGTACGGATCGCGCTGGCCGCCGTGCAGAACGCCGCGGACTTCGTGGCGGGCAAGACGCCGCGGGACGTCGTCTCCTAG
- a CDS encoding ricin-type beta-trefoil lectin domain protein, with protein sequence MHTPRPPLPPYPPSGVPGESDEDLAGLLRGRPHGEATRPVALLTARHWQPTYDYAVICLATQTDVAAMVAATAFHQVLGRLGEGESGLALRPRFLVTVRDTVRDWAGDGRISGALPDLRKPAGGRGMRTAKTLTAENRRLTERAFLGLPGLARCLLWHTEVEAEPLSVPAGLAGMDTDTASAALEQARDQFREGLVRAHRELAPSRECGFYNRLLDVQIRRGGTLLPDVRLHLGECAYCRHAAEQLRDFEEALGFLLAEAVLGWGARRYLESRPSRVGQALRPRTVSPLGARRQSAAGRAARSGRPGRRARPVTAPGAEPGSGGRHRLLAQIAAPGRRAARPAEQRPSQALLAGAGVSAALLATVLAVSLWSNDDGGADPAATTGASSSRTLAPDPGSPVPPVRSDASAPAGVPGTAEHTRLRNLAADLCLDIRGTTLKAGVGTRLAVCSSAWTQQWSYEQDGLLRSVADPGLCLDSHADNGVVLLVRCVAEDAKRGKDMRYDLTVQGELLPRWHDGLAVAPESTDPNGDVLVKVRDGSDAQRWRTDGSSPRPDSQSVVGTNPLPGATGRGPSADGGSEAPDEPTEAPATGVSADARTTGPERTGPQVSGGEPKSVTVDDGHRSTPPPRPLAPGPATPGPAGPGALPIRLPDTRELTDPLVDVDPTGTVSATGVTGAPGEPEGAAVSADAVLGAGS encoded by the coding sequence GTGCACACCCCCCGCCCACCGCTTCCCCCGTATCCGCCCAGTGGCGTTCCCGGCGAGTCCGACGAGGACCTCGCCGGCCTGCTCAGGGGCCGGCCGCACGGCGAAGCGACGCGCCCCGTCGCCCTGCTGACCGCCCGCCACTGGCAGCCGACGTACGACTACGCGGTGATCTGCCTCGCCACGCAGACCGACGTCGCCGCCATGGTCGCCGCGACCGCTTTCCACCAGGTGCTGGGCCGGCTCGGGGAGGGCGAGTCCGGCCTCGCGCTGCGGCCCCGGTTCCTCGTGACCGTGCGGGACACGGTCAGGGACTGGGCGGGGGACGGGCGGATATCCGGCGCGCTTCCGGATCTGCGGAAACCCGCGGGCGGCCGCGGTATGCGCACGGCCAAGACCCTCACGGCGGAAAACCGGAGGCTCACCGAACGGGCATTCCTGGGTCTTCCCGGACTCGCCCGCTGCCTGCTCTGGCACACCGAGGTGGAAGCCGAGCCGCTATCCGTCCCGGCCGGCCTGGCGGGCATGGACACGGACACCGCGTCGGCCGCTCTGGAACAGGCCCGCGACCAATTCCGCGAAGGTCTGGTGCGCGCCCACCGGGAACTCGCGCCGAGCAGGGAATGCGGTTTCTACAACAGGCTGCTCGATGTGCAGATTCGCCGCGGCGGCACCTTGTTGCCGGATGTCCGGCTGCATCTCGGGGAGTGCGCCTACTGCCGGCACGCAGCCGAGCAACTCCGCGATTTCGAGGAGGCTTTGGGATTCCTCCTCGCGGAGGCGGTCCTGGGGTGGGGTGCACGGCGCTATCTCGAGTCCCGCCCGAGCCGGGTGGGGCAAGCGCTGCGCCCCCGGACCGTCTCCCCGCTCGGTGCGCGGCGGCAGAGCGCCGCGGGACGCGCCGCGAGAAGCGGCCGTCCCGGTCGGCGCGCGCGTCCCGTGACGGCGCCGGGAGCGGAGCCGGGATCCGGCGGACGTCATCGCCTGCTGGCGCAGATCGCGGCGCCCGGGCGCCGGGCGGCCCGTCCGGCGGAACAGCGGCCCTCGCAGGCGCTGCTCGCCGGGGCCGGGGTCTCCGCCGCCCTGCTGGCGACGGTGCTCGCCGTCAGCCTGTGGTCGAACGACGACGGCGGAGCCGACCCCGCGGCGACCACCGGCGCGAGCAGCAGCCGCACCCTGGCGCCCGACCCCGGCTCCCCGGTTCCGCCGGTGCGGTCCGACGCTTCCGCCCCGGCCGGCGTGCCGGGGACCGCGGAGCACACCCGTCTGCGGAACCTGGCCGCCGACCTGTGCCTCGACATCCGGGGCACGACGCTCAAGGCGGGCGTCGGGACCAGGCTCGCGGTCTGCTCGTCCGCCTGGACCCAGCAGTGGTCGTACGAGCAGGACGGGCTGCTGCGCAGCGTCGCCGATCCCGGCCTGTGCCTCGACTCGCACGCCGACAACGGTGTCGTCCTCCTCGTCCGCTGCGTCGCCGAGGACGCGAAGCGCGGCAAGGACATGCGCTACGACCTCACGGTGCAGGGGGAGTTGCTGCCCCGTTGGCACGACGGGCTGGCCGTCGCTCCGGAGTCCACGGACCCGAATGGCGATGTGCTCGTCAAGGTCCGTGACGGATCCGACGCCCAGCGGTGGCGGACCGACGGCTCGTCGCCCCGCCCCGACTCCCAGTCCGTCGTGGGGACGAACCCCCTGCCCGGGGCCACCGGTCGGGGCCCGTCGGCGGACGGCGGCTCCGAGGCACCGGACGAACCCACGGAGGCGCCCGCGACCGGTGTCTCCGCCGACGCGCGGACGACGGGGCCGGAGCGGACCGGGCCGCAGGTGTCCGGGGGAGAGCCGAAGTCGGTGACCGTCGACGACGGCCACCGCTCCACACCGCCACCGCGGCCCCTCGCACCGGGTCCCGCCACACCGGGCCCGGCCGGACCGGGCGCCCTGCCGATCCGGCTCCCCGACACCCGGGAACTCACCGACCCGTTGGTGGACGTGGATCCGACAGGAACGGTCTCGGCCACCGGTGTCACCGGAGCTCCCGGCGAGCCCGAGGGCGCCGCCGTCTCCGCCGACGCCGTGCTCGGAGCGGGCTCGTAG
- a CDS encoding TIGR03086 family metal-binding protein, with the protein MNTHAVDLAGQLARAARTLQDHAGQQALDGKRELPTPCADFDVHRLSEHLLGTLVAGLHAAAKEPLPAGAPGPLTAAPWVVFPPLVGRLADAWAEPAAWEGETPFFGSTRPAALAGTITIMELTVHGWDLAVATGSTFAADDDVVATATAVAERIAEGARASGAFGPAAGPAPDATPLERLLALTGRKTA; encoded by the coding sequence ATGAACACCCACGCCGTGGACCTCGCCGGCCAACTGGCCCGCGCGGCCCGCACCCTCCAGGACCACGCGGGGCAGCAAGCCCTCGACGGGAAACGCGAACTCCCCACGCCCTGTGCCGACTTCGATGTCCACCGGCTCAGCGAGCACCTGCTCGGCACCCTGGTCGCCGGCCTGCACGCCGCCGCCAAGGAACCACTGCCGGCAGGTGCCCCCGGCCCCCTGACCGCAGCGCCCTGGGTGGTCTTCCCGCCGCTCGTCGGCCGGCTCGCCGACGCCTGGGCCGAGCCGGCGGCGTGGGAGGGGGAGACGCCGTTCTTCGGGAGCACGCGGCCCGCGGCCCTCGCCGGGACGATCACCATCATGGAACTGACCGTGCACGGCTGGGACCTGGCCGTCGCCACCGGCAGCACCTTCGCGGCGGACGACGACGTCGTCGCCACCGCGACGGCCGTCGCGGAACGGATCGCGGAGGGCGCACGGGCCTCGGGAGCCTTCGGGCCCGCGGCCGGACCCGCTCCCGACGCCACACCGCTGGAACGGCTGCTCGCCCTGACCGGCAGGAAGACCGCCTGA